The Pseudodesulfovibrio sediminis genome includes the window CGAAGAAATTGCACGCCAGACCAACCTGCTCGCCCTGAACGCAGCCATTGAGGCCGCACGGGCTGGTGAACACGGCAAGGGGTTTGCCGTGGTTGCCGCAGAAGTTCGCAAGCTGGCAGAGCGAAGCGGACAGTCCGCAGCAGAGATCAGCGAGCTTTCATCCAACAGTGTGGAAGTAGCCGTCAAGGCGGGCGACCTCCTGGGCGCGATGGTCCCGGATATTGAGAAGACCGCAGAACTCATTCAGGAAATATCGGTGGCAAGCAACGAACAGAACACCGGTGCCGAACAGATCAACTCGGCCCTGCAACAGCTTGACCATGTGGTTCAGCAAAACGCCGCCGCATCTGAAGAAATGGCTTCGACATCGACCGATCTGGCCAACCAGGCTCACGGACTGCAGCAGATCATCTCCTTCTTCAAGGTCAACAACAGCGGCTCGCGCATGCCGACAATGCCCACCAAAACCACCCGGGTGGCCCCGGCGCAACCCGCAAAACCGTTGCCACAGGCAAAGCCGACCCCTGCGCCTGACGCAGACGGCGTGGCCCTCTCTCTGGATGACGGAGACGATGGAGACTTCGAACGCTTCTAGACAGAACGACACTGTACGCACTTCTGGTGACGGCGGCTCCATTGAGGGCGGCCGTCACCTTTTTTTGCCCACCGAAACCACACCGACTCAGGGCGAGCAATGCCGGAAAATCGGCACGTGGAAGACGGCCTACTGAGCCAGATAGGTCAGGGAGGCTCCCACAGTGATCAGGATCACCCCGACCAGCCGGGGCAGCGTGATGGCTTCCCGCAGGACCACCCAGCCCAGCCCGACACCCACCACGAGGCTGACCTGACGCAACGCCCCCACATAGGTCACCTTGGTCAGGTTGAGCGCCATGAGCATGAGCACATACGACAACGTGTTCAACACGGACACGGAGAGAATGCTCCATCTGTTTTTGGCCCACTCCCGTTGCACCTCTGCCCTATCAAGTCGCCGCAGTGATGGCAGGAAATAGACGCAGGAGGCCAGCGTATAGCAGTACATGTAAATAAATGGGTGAATATGCCGAACGGCCTCCTTGCCCCACAGGGTGTACAACGCCACCGTAAAGGCGGCCACGACCGCAAAGAGCAGGCCGAGGTTCAGCTTAACCCCGCTGCCGAACAGCGCTGACCGGCTAAAGCTCTTCAGTTGAACGACCAGCACACCAGCGGTCACGGTGATGACCGAGGCCCAGCCGACGACATCTATGCGCTCCCCAAAGAACAGGAACGCCAAAAATGGCAGGAACAAGGTGCTGGAACGCGAAATGGGGTAGGCGATGGAGAGATCCAGCCGCTTGTAGCTGTTGGCAAGGCAGAAATAATTCAGGACAGAAAGCAGGGTACCGACACCGGCGAACCACAGGGAGACCGGATCAAGTCCCCATTTGAATACGGCCACGCCAAAAGGAAGTGCGTAGATGACCGGTTCGGCCAACTTGCTCAACCCGAGAAAGGCGTCCTTGTTGTCCGCTCGCTTGAACAGAAAATTCCAATAGCCATGCGCTGTGGCTGACAACAGGACGAGGATGAAGGGAAGTTCCTGCATGGCGTTTAAAAGTAACCAAGGCTGGTCAATGTATCGAGCATCGCTTCCTTGGATTGACTGCGTCCCTCCCGCTCAGAAGCACCCTCGCCGGGCTTCCGGGTGCACGGCTGGCACCCCAACGACCGGTATCCCTGATCATACAACATGCAATGCGGCAGGTCGAACCGGGCATGAAAGGCCCAGATATCGCTCTCGGTCCAGTCCAGAATGGGGTTGACCATGGTATGCGGCGGTTCCTCCCGCACCTCGAAAGGCATACGCCCTGCCCTGTCCGGGTGCTCATCCCGACGAATGCCGGTCAGCAAATGAGAGGCACCGGTTGCGCTGATCGCCGCCTTGAGAGGCTCCACCTTCAGCTCACGGCAGCATGTCAGCGGATTCCGAGCCAAAGGGTACCCATCCAGGTCCACGGCCGGACAGGCGATGTGCAGATCAATGCTCCACTCCTCTTTGAGTCGATCACGAAAGGTCAGAATCTCCGGAAATTTGCACCCTGTGTCCAGATTAATGGCGCGAACAGGGCCAAGACCATGGTGATCGAGGAGCGCCTTCCAGATGAACAGGACCACGGTGGAATCCTTGCCGCCGGTCCAGGCGACACGCACCCCCTTCGGATCAACCTCGTCAAGCAGTTCTTGCAGCGCGCCTTCGGTATGGCGTATACACTCTTCCAGCGTCTTCATATCAATCCACATCCACGTCTTTATAATTGCCCAAAACCCCGCAACCTGCGATAGGACATTTCATGAGCAAGGAAAAAATGCAAATAATCGACCAGTTGATTTTGGCCAAGGACACCTGTGTCCTTGCAACATCCGATGGCATCAAGCCACATACGTCGCTGATGATCTATTTTGTTGATCACGCCACCATGAAGTTCTATTTCCTGTCGGGCAAGGATTCCCGAAAACACAAGAATCTCAAAAAATGTCCGCACGTAAGCCTTCTCATCGACCGTCGGGACGAAGACGTGGCCTTGACCATTGAAGGAGTGTATTCACCCATCAAGCGCAAACAGACTGTTGAGGCCATCACCAAGCTCTACCTCATGAAGCATCCTGACATGAAGGAATTCGCCGACCATCCTGAAACGGAACTTATCCGTATCGAAGGAAAACACGCAATGCTCGTCCAGGGTCATTCGGATATTTTTTCAACAAAATTAAAAAATTCCTAAAAAATTGCTTGACGGATCACGCCCCCGGGCATAAACAGACTCTTCACTTTGCGCGCCCGTGGCTCAGCTGGATAGAGCATTCGGCTACGAACCGAAAGGTCGCACGTTCGAATCGTGCCGGGCGCACCACGCAGGTTAAGCCCCGATCAGAAATTTCTGATCGGGGCTTTTTCTTTAGTATGGCTGT containing:
- a CDS encoding phosphoadenosine phosphosulfate reductase family protein; this translates as MKTLEECIRHTEGALQELLDEVDPKGVRVAWTGGKDSTVVLFIWKALLDHHGLGPVRAINLDTGCKFPEILTFRDRLKEEWSIDLHIACPAVDLDGYPLARNPLTCCRELKVEPLKAAISATGASHLLTGIRRDEHPDRAGRMPFEVREEPPHTMVNPILDWTESDIWAFHARFDLPHCMLYDQGYRSLGCQPCTRKPGEGASEREGRSQSKEAMLDTLTSLGYF
- a CDS encoding EamA family transporter, encoding MQELPFILVLLSATAHGYWNFLFKRADNKDAFLGLSKLAEPVIYALPFGVAVFKWGLDPVSLWFAGVGTLLSVLNYFCLANSYKRLDLSIAYPISRSSTLFLPFLAFLFFGERIDVVGWASVITVTAGVLVVQLKSFSRSALFGSGVKLNLGLLFAVVAAFTVALYTLWGKEAVRHIHPFIYMYCYTLASCVYFLPSLRRLDRAEVQREWAKNRWSILSVSVLNTLSYVLMLMALNLTKVTYVGALRQVSLVVGVGLGWVVLREAITLPRLVGVILITVGASLTYLAQ
- a CDS encoding pyridoxamine 5'-phosphate oxidase family protein; protein product: MSKEKMQIIDQLILAKDTCVLATSDGIKPHTSLMIYFVDHATMKFYFLSGKDSRKHKNLKKCPHVSLLIDRRDEDVALTIEGVYSPIKRKQTVEAITKLYLMKHPDMKEFADHPETELIRIEGKHAMLVQGHSDIFSTKLKNS